One region of Chitinophaga varians genomic DNA includes:
- a CDS encoding S46 family peptidase, producing MLQRIVKPLMMAVLLLFAQLTYATEGMWLPQLLSGLNEKEMKGMGMKITASDIYNINKGSLKDAIVSFGGFCTAEVISSQGLILTNHHCGYESIQKHSSLQNNFLEKGFWAKTATEELPNPGLFVTFIVRIDDVTKAALQDVKPGMSERERQSAIDKRLHEIRQNTRKESWQETMIKPFYEGNQYFLFVTETFNDVRLVGAPPSAIGKFGSDTDNWVWPRHTGDFSMFRIYAGKDGRPAPYSLDNVPLSPKYFLPVSLKGVKQNDFTMVLGFPGRTNEYLPSEAVKLTVEALDPAKVGMRDAALEVIDGYMRKDEQIKIQYAAKYANTANAWKKWKGEMLGVKQTHGIQKKEQYEITYNELLNTAGPELKVQYSGVLDSLNEMYRRIRPYAQTRDYYSELVRNVELFTAGDRLISFLGEVRDKGEGQYETLRQQFLESMQPFYKNYNAQVDHDVSVRLLEIYAKGVPKQYAGTEYAQICAESNNDSRTLADKIYAGSALTSPEKLKAFVQQPYNAVVAQMWKDPGTRLIMAMRKGFVDNVSKPVNDLQNSINNLQRTYMQAQMDVMAGKKRFYPDANSTLRVTYGKVDGYNPRDAIHYDFYTYLDGVMEKYVPGDYEFDVPAKLIELYKNKDYGRYGVNGKMPVCFIASNHTTGGNSGSPALDANGHLIGLNFDRTWEGTMSDINYDPSICRNIMVDIRYVLFIVDKFAGCTRLVDEMKLVK from the coding sequence ATGTTGCAACGAATCGTGAAGCCGCTGATGATGGCAGTACTCCTGCTGTTCGCTCAGCTGACTTATGCCACGGAGGGGATGTGGTTACCTCAACTGCTGTCCGGCCTCAATGAGAAAGAGATGAAAGGGATGGGAATGAAAATCACTGCGTCCGATATTTATAATATCAACAAGGGGAGCCTGAAAGATGCTATCGTTAGCTTCGGCGGCTTCTGCACGGCAGAGGTGATCTCTTCTCAGGGACTGATCCTGACTAACCACCACTGTGGTTATGAATCCATCCAGAAACACTCTTCTCTGCAAAACAACTTTCTGGAAAAAGGTTTCTGGGCTAAAACAGCCACGGAAGAACTGCCTAATCCGGGCCTCTTCGTTACTTTCATCGTTCGTATAGATGACGTGACCAAAGCCGCCCTGCAGGACGTTAAACCGGGCATGAGCGAACGCGAGCGCCAGTCGGCCATCGACAAGCGCCTGCACGAAATCCGCCAGAACACCCGTAAGGAATCCTGGCAGGAAACCATGATCAAACCTTTTTATGAAGGCAACCAGTACTTCCTGTTTGTAACAGAAACGTTCAACGATGTACGCCTGGTAGGCGCGCCGCCTTCTGCTATCGGTAAATTCGGCTCCGATACCGACAACTGGGTATGGCCCCGTCATACCGGCGACTTCTCCATGTTCCGCATTTATGCCGGCAAAGACGGCCGCCCTGCACCTTATTCCCTGGACAACGTGCCGCTGTCACCCAAATACTTCCTGCCCGTGTCCCTGAAAGGCGTAAAACAAAACGACTTTACCATGGTGCTCGGTTTTCCCGGCCGTACCAACGAATACCTGCCCTCCGAAGCGGTAAAACTGACCGTGGAAGCGCTCGACCCTGCTAAAGTAGGTATGCGCGACGCTGCCCTGGAAGTGATCGATGGCTACATGCGCAAGGATGAACAGATCAAAATCCAGTACGCTGCCAAATATGCCAATACCGCCAACGCCTGGAAAAAATGGAAGGGCGAGATGCTGGGCGTTAAACAAACACATGGCATCCAGAAAAAAGAACAATACGAGATCACCTATAACGAACTGCTGAACACGGCCGGCCCTGAGCTGAAAGTGCAGTACAGCGGTGTATTGGACTCACTGAATGAAATGTACCGCCGCATACGTCCTTACGCCCAAACCCGCGACTACTACAGCGAACTGGTAAGAAACGTGGAGCTGTTCACCGCAGGCGACCGCCTCATCAGCTTCCTCGGTGAAGTGCGCGACAAAGGGGAGGGCCAGTATGAAACACTGCGCCAGCAATTCCTGGAGTCCATGCAGCCGTTCTATAAAAACTACAACGCACAGGTAGACCACGATGTAAGCGTGAGACTGCTGGAGATATATGCGAAAGGTGTACCCAAGCAGTATGCCGGAACAGAATACGCGCAGATATGCGCGGAAAGCAACAACGACAGCCGTACGCTGGCTGACAAAATCTATGCAGGGTCAGCGCTCACTTCACCGGAGAAACTCAAAGCGTTTGTGCAACAGCCCTATAACGCTGTAGTAGCCCAGATGTGGAAAGACCCGGGAACCCGCCTCATCATGGCCATGCGCAAAGGCTTTGTGGACAATGTCAGCAAACCGGTCAACGATCTGCAAAACAGCATCAACAACCTCCAGCGTACCTATATGCAGGCACAGATGGATGTAATGGCAGGAAAAAAACGCTTTTATCCTGACGCCAACAGCACGCTGCGCGTTACCTACGGCAAAGTGGACGGGTACAATCCCCGAGATGCCATCCACTACGACTTCTACACCTACCTCGACGGGGTAATGGAAAAGTACGTGCCGGGCGATTATGAATTTGACGTGCCGGCTAAACTGATTGAGCTGTATAAAAACAAGGACTATGGCCGTTATGGCGTGAATGGCAAAATGCCGGTATGTTTTATTGCCAGCAACCATACTACCGGCGGTAATTCCGGAAGCCCTGCGCTGGATGCCAATGGCCACCTGATCGGGCTCAACTTTGACCGTACCTGGGAAGGCACCATGAGCGATATCAACTATGACCCGTCTATCTGCCGCAATATCATGGTGGATATCCGGTACGTGCTGTTTATCGTTGATAAATTTGCCGGTTGCACGCGCCTGGTAGATGAAATGAAACTGGTGAAGTAA
- a CDS encoding class I SAM-dependent methyltransferase, with the protein MIYYHSCPLCGSSQIHEALTAKDYTVSKETFPIFHCGGCGGRFTQNVPDSQHIGRYYQSQEYISHSETKQGLINRLYHSVRKITLRSKQNWVRNAAGMKQGNLLDIGCGTGAFLHYMQVGGWTVTGLEPDENARHNAKTLYNIDPLPIDELFKLPAQQYDAITMWHVLEHVHELHAYLDRIRELLKPGGALLIAVPNYTSSDADHYGEYWAAYDVPRHLYHFSPASMERLLQQHQIKLIKKHPMVFDGFYVSLLSEKYKTGKSRLFAGFFHGFRSYRKGLKTVDQCSSIVYECKL; encoded by the coding sequence TTGATTTATTACCATAGCTGTCCGCTTTGTGGTTCTTCGCAAATCCATGAAGCACTTACCGCTAAAGATTATACTGTATCCAAAGAAACATTTCCCATATTCCATTGCGGAGGTTGTGGCGGCCGTTTTACCCAAAACGTGCCTGACAGCCAGCATATAGGCCGGTATTACCAGTCGCAGGAATATATCTCGCATTCAGAAACCAAACAGGGGCTGATCAATCGTTTATACCACAGCGTGCGTAAAATCACGTTGCGCTCCAAACAGAACTGGGTACGCAACGCCGCAGGCATGAAGCAGGGCAACCTGCTGGACATTGGTTGTGGTACCGGCGCATTCCTGCACTATATGCAGGTTGGCGGATGGACTGTTACCGGCCTGGAGCCGGATGAAAACGCCCGTCACAATGCCAAAACGCTTTACAACATAGATCCGCTTCCGATTGACGAGCTTTTTAAATTGCCCGCGCAACAATATGACGCCATCACCATGTGGCATGTGCTGGAGCATGTACACGAGCTGCATGCCTACCTGGACCGTATCCGTGAGCTGTTGAAGCCGGGTGGCGCCCTGCTGATAGCGGTGCCTAACTACACCTCTTCCGATGCAGACCACTACGGGGAATACTGGGCCGCCTACGATGTGCCCCGTCACCTCTACCACTTCTCCCCTGCTTCCATGGAACGGCTGTTGCAACAGCATCAGATCAAACTGATCAAAAAACACCCGATGGTATTTGATGGCTTTTATGTGAGCCTGTTGAGCGAGAAATACAAAACCGGTAAAAGCCGCCTGTTCGCAGGTTTCTTCCATGGTTTCCGCTCCTACCGCAAGGGCCTGAAAACGGTGGACCAATGCAGTTCCATCGTATATGAGTGTAAGTTATAG
- a CDS encoding methylmalonyl-CoA mutase: protein MEKIIQTDSGITIDPLYTQPVPMNEQPGVFPFTRGIHATMYRDKLWTMRQYAGFSTAEESNKRYHYLLSQGVMGLSVAFDLPTQIGYDSDHAMSEGEVGKVGVAIDSLDDMEILFKGISLEQISTSMTINATGFILLALYIALAKKQGADLKKISGTIQNDILKEYAARGTFIYPPKPSMRLITDIFDYCSREVPKWNTISISGYHIREAGANAVQELAFTLSNGKAYLKAALEKGLDINVFAKRLSFFFNAHNHLFEEVAKFRAARRMWANITKELGATDPKAQMLRFHTQTGGSTLTAQQPHNNIVRVAVQTLAATMGGTQSLHTNGYDEALSLPTEEAARIALRTQQIIGYESGVADTVDPLAGSYYVEALTNEVESKAWDLIHKIDAMGGAVSAIEQGFVQDEIARSAYQYQQQVENNEKIIVGVNKFVAADNQPPEVFRIDDSIRQMQSDRLQALRARRDNEAAAQCLQRIREAAQTTENLMPLVVTAVEHYCTLGEIADALRQVWGEYKA, encoded by the coding sequence ATGGAAAAGATCATTCAAACCGACTCCGGTATTACCATTGACCCGCTGTACACCCAGCCGGTACCGATGAACGAACAGCCTGGCGTTTTCCCGTTCACACGTGGCATCCATGCCACTATGTACCGCGATAAACTGTGGACCATGCGGCAGTATGCCGGTTTCAGCACCGCGGAAGAATCCAACAAAAGATACCACTACCTGCTGAGCCAGGGTGTGATGGGCCTCAGTGTGGCATTTGACCTTCCCACCCAGATCGGGTACGACTCAGACCACGCCATGTCTGAAGGCGAAGTTGGTAAAGTAGGCGTGGCCATTGATTCCCTCGATGACATGGAGATCCTTTTCAAAGGCATTTCACTGGAACAGATCTCCACTTCCATGACCATCAATGCCACCGGGTTTATCCTGCTGGCGCTGTACATCGCCCTTGCCAAAAAACAGGGTGCCGACCTGAAAAAGATTTCCGGCACCATCCAGAATGATATCCTGAAAGAATATGCCGCACGCGGCACTTTCATTTACCCGCCCAAACCTTCCATGCGCCTCATTACCGATATATTCGACTATTGCAGCCGGGAAGTGCCCAAGTGGAACACCATCTCCATTTCCGGTTATCATATCCGGGAGGCCGGCGCCAACGCCGTACAGGAGCTGGCCTTTACCCTTTCTAACGGTAAGGCCTATCTGAAAGCCGCATTGGAGAAGGGACTCGACATCAACGTATTTGCCAAAAGGCTTTCCTTCTTTTTTAATGCTCACAACCACCTCTTCGAAGAAGTGGCCAAATTCCGCGCTGCGCGCCGGATGTGGGCCAACATCACCAAAGAGCTGGGCGCCACTGATCCCAAGGCACAGATGCTGCGTTTCCATACGCAGACAGGCGGCAGCACCCTCACCGCACAACAACCGCACAACAACATTGTGCGCGTAGCTGTGCAAACACTGGCCGCCACCATGGGCGGCACACAGTCTCTGCATACCAACGGATACGATGAAGCCCTCTCCCTTCCTACGGAAGAAGCTGCCCGCATCGCGCTGCGCACCCAACAGATCATCGGTTACGAAAGCGGCGTGGCGGACACGGTAGATCCCCTGGCAGGCTCCTATTATGTGGAAGCGCTGACCAACGAAGTGGAAAGCAAAGCCTGGGACCTTATCCATAAAATAGACGCCATGGGCGGCGCTGTCAGCGCCATCGAACAAGGTTTCGTGCAGGATGAGATCGCGCGAAGCGCCTATCAATATCAACAACAGGTAGAAAACAACGAGAAAATAATTGTGGGTGTCAACAAATTTGTGGCAGCTGATAATCAACCGCCGGAAGTATTCCGTATTGACGACAGTATCCGCCAGATGCAGTCGGACCGCCTGCAGGCACTGCGTGCCCGCCGTGATAATGAAGCCGCCGCTCAATGCCTTCAACGTATCCGTGAAGCCGCACAAACCACCGAAAACCTGATGCCACTCGTAGTAACCGCAGTAGAGCACTACTGCACCCTCGGAGAAATTGCGGACGCGCTCCGCCAGGTATGGGGAGAATATAAAGCGTAA
- a CDS encoding M23 family metallopeptidase: MLHNYYGTSPPGKILIFAGKSGFVMIIWLLLCITLALALYSLWLLYRAGHRPLSRSYATLLLGLSLGVFLYLYGTWVYLSIYSKYVFGALLALFVMLLPFGRKRNTAVLPAWKRNANLALTGVLLLATLLYFTGTTGTPRTVKLAFPLKSGRYFVLQGGKGLPTNVFHFSLRGAIYAMDIVKLDSRGCRAASVFSRKLDDYWIFNDTVYAPCDGIVRRAYGDNPDNIPPNMDRGPKNTNQVLLEGADCYFFAGHLKMNSVVVQEGQYVKQGQALGCVGNSGFSTEPHLHIQAHARQAGVPWYKAPPLYMLFDGKGYLLNEVISSK; encoded by the coding sequence ATGTTACATAATTATTATGGTACTTCGCCGCCGGGAAAAATATTGATATTTGCAGGAAAGTCAGGCTTTGTTATGATCATCTGGTTGCTACTATGTATTACCCTCGCGTTGGCGCTTTACAGCCTCTGGTTGTTGTACCGGGCCGGTCACCGGCCGCTGTCACGTTCTTATGCGACGTTGCTGCTCGGGCTGTCGCTGGGAGTGTTCCTCTACCTCTATGGCACCTGGGTATACCTGTCAATTTACAGTAAGTATGTTTTCGGCGCACTGCTGGCACTGTTCGTCATGTTGCTGCCCTTTGGGCGCAAGCGCAATACCGCAGTACTGCCCGCCTGGAAAAGAAACGCTAACCTGGCGCTGACAGGAGTGCTCCTGCTGGCAACACTGTTATATTTTACCGGAACGACCGGCACGCCGCGCACCGTGAAGCTGGCATTCCCCCTGAAATCAGGCCGTTACTTTGTGCTGCAGGGAGGCAAAGGACTGCCGACCAATGTGTTTCATTTCAGCCTCCGCGGGGCCATCTATGCGATGGACATTGTGAAGCTGGACAGCCGCGGCTGCCGTGCGGCCAGCGTCTTCTCCCGTAAGCTGGACGACTACTGGATTTTTAATGATACGGTATATGCTCCCTGTGATGGTATAGTACGCAGGGCCTATGGCGATAACCCCGACAATATCCCTCCCAATATGGACAGAGGCCCGAAGAACACCAACCAGGTGCTGCTGGAAGGGGCCGACTGCTATTTCTTTGCCGGTCATCTGAAAATGAACAGTGTGGTGGTACAAGAAGGGCAATACGTAAAACAAGGGCAGGCGCTGGGATGTGTGGGCAACTCCGGCTTTAGCACGGAGCCACACCTGCATATCCAGGCACATGCCCGTCAGGCTGGCGTTCCCTGGTACAAGGCGCCGCCGCTTTACATGTTGTTTGATGGAAAAGGATACCTGCTGAATGAAGTGATCAGCTCAAAATAA
- a CDS encoding pyridoxal phosphate-dependent aminotransferase, translating into MNQLAERLSRISEPQTIKMAKLGRELRAQGIDIVDLSIGEPDFDTPEHIREAAKKAIDDGFTHYTPVAGYAEVRQAVVHKLKRDNGLDYTPEQIVVTTGAKQSLANVVLSIVNPGDEVIIPTPYWVTYSEQVALCQGTVVFVPSTIENNYKITPEQLEAAITPKTRLFMFSSPCNPTGSVYSKEELEGLAAVFAKHPQIFIISDEIYEYINYVGKHESIAQFPGMKERTIIINGLSKGFAMTGWRLGYLAAPLDIAKACDKIQSQFTSATCSITQRAAITALTGELTTAEAMVAEFKKRRAYIHEALQTIPGLKVNDPEGAFYMFPDISAFFNKSFEDSHIKNADDLCMYLLHKAHVSVVTGVAFQQPNCIRLSYATSMANLEKGVARLKEWLGKLK; encoded by the coding sequence ATGAATCAACTAGCAGAAAGGCTGTCACGGATTTCCGAGCCGCAAACCATTAAAATGGCCAAACTTGGCCGAGAGCTGAGAGCACAGGGAATAGACATCGTAGACCTGAGTATTGGAGAACCTGATTTTGATACGCCGGAACATATCCGGGAAGCTGCCAAAAAGGCGATAGATGACGGTTTTACCCACTACACACCGGTAGCCGGTTATGCAGAAGTGAGACAGGCAGTCGTGCACAAACTGAAACGTGATAACGGTCTTGACTATACGCCGGAACAAATCGTAGTGACTACCGGCGCCAAACAAAGCCTTGCCAACGTAGTGCTGAGCATTGTCAATCCAGGTGACGAAGTGATCATCCCTACTCCCTACTGGGTTACCTATTCCGAACAGGTAGCGCTGTGCCAGGGCACGGTGGTATTTGTTCCCAGCACCATTGAAAACAACTACAAGATCACGCCCGAACAGCTGGAAGCGGCCATTACGCCTAAGACCAGGCTGTTTATGTTCTCCTCTCCCTGCAATCCTACAGGTTCCGTGTATTCGAAAGAAGAACTGGAAGGACTTGCTGCGGTATTTGCCAAACATCCGCAGATCTTTATCATTTCCGATGAGATCTATGAATATATCAACTATGTAGGGAAACATGAGAGCATTGCGCAGTTTCCCGGCATGAAAGAACGCACCATCATCATCAATGGCCTCAGTAAAGGTTTTGCGATGACAGGCTGGCGTCTGGGTTATCTGGCCGCTCCCCTTGATATCGCCAAAGCCTGTGATAAGATCCAGAGCCAGTTCACTTCCGCCACCTGCTCTATTACGCAACGGGCAGCCATTACAGCCCTCACCGGCGAGTTGACCACCGCCGAAGCCATGGTGGCAGAGTTCAAAAAACGCCGTGCCTATATACACGAAGCGCTGCAAACTATTCCCGGACTGAAAGTGAATGACCCGGAAGGCGCCTTCTATATGTTCCCGGACATCAGTGCGTTTTTCAATAAGTCATTTGAAGATTCCCATATTAAGAATGCGGACGACCTGTGCATGTACCTGCTGCATAAAGCACATGTATCAGTTGTTACCGGTGTGGCTTTCCAGCAGCCTAACTGCATCCGCCTGTCTTATGCTACCAGCATGGCCAACCTGGAGAAAGGCGTGGCGAGGCTGAAAGAATGGCTGGGCAAACTGAAATAG
- a CDS encoding DUF4397 domain-containing protein yields MLIKKNRVWAIAALLGGVIGFSSCLKQSDPTPQRMNYTGAIINGAWLPSSLDIFNNGTKMNTSAAYKTAASAPFLDLPGVHTFSFRNLNGTGLDSVTQQFDSLRYYTIITYNDGTQKFVAQRLTEDFSSLSNAKVNFRFLNLSPNAGPVDLYINAKKVLENQPFQINAAWNSADPFNNSVEYYVTLPGSTTPLVKGTSRVTAGSTQVQFQPGYAYTIYLAGAKDSTGDNKLQLYYLSHTSNY; encoded by the coding sequence ATGCTGATCAAAAAAAATCGTGTTTGGGCGATAGCCGCCCTGCTGGGAGGAGTAATCGGATTTTCATCCTGTCTGAAACAAAGCGACCCTACGCCGCAACGGATGAACTATACCGGGGCGATCATCAACGGCGCCTGGCTCCCGTCCAGCCTGGACATCTTTAACAATGGCACAAAAATGAACACCAGTGCCGCCTACAAAACTGCTGCCTCTGCCCCTTTCCTGGACCTGCCGGGGGTACATACGTTCTCCTTCCGGAACCTGAACGGCACCGGCCTCGATTCTGTTACACAACAGTTTGATTCCCTGCGGTACTATACTATCATCACCTACAATGATGGCACCCAAAAATTCGTTGCACAGCGTCTTACGGAAGATTTCTCCTCACTGTCCAATGCGAAAGTGAATTTCCGCTTCCTGAACCTGAGCCCCAACGCCGGCCCGGTAGACCTGTACATCAACGCCAAGAAAGTACTGGAAAACCAGCCTTTCCAGATAAACGCCGCATGGAACTCCGCTGATCCGTTTAACAACAGCGTGGAATATTATGTAACGCTGCCTGGTTCCACCACACCGCTGGTGAAAGGCACTTCCCGCGTAACTGCCGGTTCCACACAGGTACAGTTCCAGCCCGGATATGCTTATACCATTTACCTGGCAGGCGCCAAAGACAGCACCGGTGACAACAAACTGCAGTTGTACTATCTGTCACATACTTCCAACTATTAG
- a CDS encoding serine hydrolase: MQTHHYPATDNFPEALLKSRKTAVAKVFRDAAAHRLQLVYTRIDRDAQQRPQFTDFRFGIGRGWYCYPASTVKLPTAILALEKLNDLQIPGLDRQTAMFTRPLPGVNPGVLHDYSAAGKLPSISHYIKKIFLVSDNDAYNRLYEFLGQEPLNRRLWELGYTGTEIRHRVGLPLHMAANMHTNGVYFRAGRQLLYEQPDRRSNLVFAPRQDFAGQQHIDHRGRFQDGPMDFSHRNRLPLNELHQMMRQVFFPKAVTNPFRFRLTENDYNFLYRCMSQYPEESTDPVYDTGQYHPAYVKFLLFGGQKATHIPDHIRIFNKPGWAYGFLTDTAYIVDYANHVEFLLSASLLVNTHGPLGEDQEAFETIGKPFLKALGELIYEEELQRKKMYQPNLDRFRVHQGTQIL; encoded by the coding sequence ATGCAAACCCACCATTATCCGGCAACAGATAATTTCCCTGAGGCGTTGCTAAAAAGTCGAAAAACCGCTGTGGCCAAGGTATTCAGGGATGCCGCCGCTCACCGGCTGCAGCTTGTTTACACCCGGATAGACCGGGATGCACAGCAAAGGCCGCAATTTACTGATTTTCGCTTTGGCATAGGGCGGGGCTGGTACTGTTATCCGGCGTCCACCGTAAAGCTCCCCACCGCCATCCTGGCGCTGGAGAAGCTGAACGACCTGCAGATTCCAGGGCTGGACCGGCAAACGGCCATGTTCACCCGGCCGCTGCCCGGTGTCAATCCGGGCGTCCTGCACGACTATTCAGCGGCTGGCAAGCTACCATCCATCTCGCATTATATCAAAAAAATTTTTCTGGTCAGCGATAACGACGCCTATAACCGCCTGTACGAGTTCCTCGGACAGGAGCCGCTCAACCGGCGTTTGTGGGAGCTGGGGTATACCGGCACCGAAATCCGGCACCGGGTGGGGCTGCCGTTGCACATGGCCGCCAATATGCATACCAACGGGGTATATTTCCGGGCCGGCCGGCAGCTGCTGTACGAGCAGCCCGACCGGCGCAGCAACCTCGTTTTCGCCCCGCGGCAGGACTTCGCCGGCCAGCAGCATATAGACCACAGGGGCCGTTTTCAGGATGGCCCGATGGACTTCTCGCACCGGAACCGGCTGCCACTGAACGAACTCCACCAGATGATGCGGCAGGTATTTTTTCCGAAAGCTGTAACAAATCCATTCCGCTTCCGTTTAACGGAAAATGACTACAATTTTTTGTATCGTTGCATGTCTCAATACCCGGAGGAATCAACAGATCCGGTATATGATACAGGACAATACCATCCGGCATATGTGAAGTTCCTGCTTTTTGGCGGCCAGAAAGCAACCCACATACCAGACCATATCAGGATTTTCAACAAACCGGGATGGGCTTATGGATTTTTGACGGATACGGCTTATATCGTGGACTATGCCAATCATGTAGAGTTTCTGCTCTCTGCCAGCCTGCTGGTAAATACACATGGTCCGCTGGGTGAAGACCAGGAAGCTTTTGAAACGATCGGGAAACCATTTCTCAAGGCACTGGGGGAACTGATATATGAGGAGGAATTACAACGGAAAAAAATGTATCAACCAAACCTGGACCGTTTCAGGGTACATCAGGGAACACAAATTTTATAA